One Kitasatospora sp. MAP12-44 DNA segment encodes these proteins:
- a CDS encoding ribulokinase translates to MTVPTVNPGADPDRYVVGIDFGTLSGRAVVVRVRDGEELGTAVHEYPHAVIEQRLPGTGAALPPDWALQHPADWREVLRTAVPAAVAAAGVDPARIIGIATDFTACTVLPARADGTALAELPQWTERPHAWPKLWKHHAAQEQADRINALAHARGEKWIARYGGKVSAEWQYAKALQLLEEDPEVYAACERWIEAADWIVWQLTGTESRNACTAGYKGLYQDGGYPSEDYLAALHPQFADFARTRLEHPLAALGSRVGSLTAEAAGWTGLPEGIAVAAGNVDAHVAAPAARAVENGQLLAIMGTSTCHVVNGAAPAEVPGICGVVENGIVTGSYGYEAGQSAVGDIFAWWLRQGLPADYLAEAEAAGEDAHQLLTRKAAGQPVGGHGLVVLDWLNGNRSTLVDHDLSGVIVGLTLATRPEEVYRALLEATAFGTRVIVEALEQGGVPVTEYIVTGGLGKNALLMQIHADVLRRPVSLAVSEQGPALGSAIHAAVAAGAHPDVRAAAAAMGRVRPAAYRPDPERADAYDRLYAEYRALHDRFATDGTLHRLRRIRNAALAAAGGTAPTDRTDLTAPSEAP, encoded by the coding sequence GTGACCGTGCCAACCGTCAACCCGGGCGCGGACCCGGACCGCTACGTCGTCGGCATCGACTTCGGCACGCTCTCCGGTCGGGCCGTGGTGGTCCGGGTGCGGGACGGCGAGGAGCTCGGGACCGCCGTCCACGAGTACCCGCACGCCGTCATCGAGCAGCGGCTGCCCGGCACCGGCGCGGCGCTGCCCCCGGACTGGGCGCTCCAGCACCCCGCGGACTGGCGCGAGGTGCTGCGCACCGCCGTCCCCGCCGCGGTGGCCGCCGCGGGCGTGGACCCCGCCCGGATCATCGGCATCGCCACCGACTTCACCGCCTGCACGGTGCTGCCCGCCCGCGCCGACGGCACCGCGCTCGCCGAGCTCCCGCAGTGGACCGAACGCCCGCACGCCTGGCCCAAGTTGTGGAAGCACCACGCCGCGCAGGAGCAGGCCGACCGCATCAACGCCCTGGCCCACGCCCGCGGAGAGAAGTGGATCGCGCGCTACGGCGGCAAGGTCTCCGCGGAGTGGCAGTACGCCAAGGCGCTGCAACTGCTGGAGGAGGACCCCGAGGTCTACGCGGCCTGCGAGCGCTGGATCGAGGCCGCCGACTGGATCGTCTGGCAGCTCACCGGCACCGAGAGCCGCAACGCCTGCACCGCCGGCTACAAGGGCCTGTACCAGGACGGCGGTTACCCGAGCGAGGACTACCTCGCCGCTCTGCACCCGCAGTTCGCCGACTTCGCCCGCACCCGGCTGGAGCACCCGCTGGCCGCGCTCGGCTCCCGGGTCGGCTCGCTGACCGCCGAGGCGGCCGGCTGGACCGGCCTGCCGGAGGGCATCGCGGTCGCCGCCGGCAACGTGGACGCCCACGTGGCCGCGCCCGCCGCGCGGGCCGTGGAGAACGGGCAGCTGCTCGCCATCATGGGCACCTCCACCTGCCACGTGGTCAACGGGGCCGCGCCGGCCGAGGTACCCGGCATCTGCGGCGTGGTCGAGAACGGCATCGTCACCGGCAGCTACGGCTACGAGGCCGGCCAGAGCGCCGTCGGCGACATCTTCGCGTGGTGGCTGCGCCAGGGCCTGCCCGCCGACTACCTCGCCGAGGCCGAGGCCGCCGGCGAGGACGCGCACCAGCTGCTCACCCGCAAGGCCGCGGGCCAACCCGTGGGCGGGCACGGCCTGGTGGTGCTGGACTGGCTGAACGGCAACCGCAGCACTTTGGTCGACCACGACCTCTCCGGTGTGATCGTCGGCCTCACCCTGGCCACCCGTCCGGAGGAGGTCTACCGCGCCCTGCTGGAGGCCACCGCGTTCGGCACCCGGGTCATCGTGGAGGCACTCGAGCAGGGCGGGGTGCCGGTCACCGAGTACATCGTCACCGGCGGCCTCGGCAAGAACGCCCTGCTGATGCAGATCCACGCCGACGTGCTGCGCCGGCCGGTCTCGCTCGCCGTGTCCGAGCAGGGGCCGGCCCTCGGCTCCGCCATCCACGCCGCCGTCGCCGCCGGGGCCCACCCCGACGTGCGGGCCGCCGCGGCGGCGATGGGCCGGGTTCGCCCCGCCGCGTACCGGCCCGACCCGGAGCGGGCCGACGCGTACGACCGGCTCTACGCCGAGTACCGCGCCCTGCACGACCGGTTCGCCACCGATGGCACCCTGCACCGGCTGCGCCGCATCCGCAACGCCGCCCTGGCAGCAGCCGGCGGCACCGCCCCGACCGACCGCACTGACCTGACCGCCCCGAGCGAGGCACCGTGA
- a CDS encoding L-ribulose-5-phosphate 4-epimerase — protein sequence MTTTIETIRRQVSDLHQELVRYGLVVWTAGNVSARVPGEDLLVIKPSGVPYEELSPENMIVCDLDGNVVEGKHWPSSDTAAHAYVYRHLPEVGGVVHTHSTYACAWAARGEAVPCVLTAMADEFGAEIPVGPFALIGDDSIGRGIVETLSGHRSSAVLMKSHGVFTIGKDAKAAVKAAVMCEDVARTVHISRQLGDPLPIAQADIDSLNHRYRHVYGQRPAAQ from the coding sequence GTGACCACGACCATCGAGACGATCCGCCGCCAGGTCAGCGACCTGCACCAGGAGTTGGTGCGCTACGGCCTGGTGGTCTGGACCGCGGGCAACGTCTCCGCCCGCGTCCCGGGCGAGGACCTGCTGGTGATCAAGCCCAGCGGCGTCCCGTACGAAGAGCTGTCGCCGGAGAACATGATCGTCTGCGACCTGGACGGCAACGTGGTGGAGGGCAAGCACTGGCCCTCCTCCGACACCGCCGCGCACGCCTACGTCTACCGCCACCTGCCCGAGGTCGGGGGAGTGGTGCACACCCACTCCACCTACGCCTGCGCCTGGGCGGCCCGTGGCGAGGCGGTGCCCTGCGTGCTCACCGCGATGGCCGACGAGTTCGGCGCCGAGATCCCCGTCGGCCCGTTCGCGCTGATCGGCGACGACTCGATCGGCCGGGGGATCGTGGAAACCCTCAGCGGCCACCGCTCGTCGGCCGTCCTGATGAAGAGCCACGGCGTCTTCACCATCGGCAAGGACGCCAAGGCCGCGGTCAAGGCGGCCGTGATGTGCGAGGACGTGGCGCGCACCGTGCACATCTCCCGCCAGCTGGGCGATCCGCTGCCGATCGCCCAGGCGGACATCGACAGCCTCAACCACCGCTACCGACACGTCTACGGCCAGCGCCCCGCGGCCCAGTGA
- the araA gene encoding L-arabinose isomerase encodes MNRTNEGPEIWFLTGSQEMYGEETLRQVAEQSQQIATALGQSSELPVRLVWRPVLTSDSAIRRVCLEADADDNCIGLITWMHTFSPAKMWITGLSGLRKPLLHLHTQANVDLPWQSIDMDFMNLNQAAHGDREFGFVQTRLGVARKTVVGHVSDPAVTARIAAWARAATGRAELRSLRLARFGDNMRDVAVTEGDKVEAQRRFGVSVNTYGVNDLVAAVDSTLDKGVGTLVEEYQETYRLAPELRADGARHDSLRYAARIEVGLRGFLEAGGFKAFTTNFEDLGGLRQLPGLAVQRLMADGYGFGGEGDWKTSLLLRTLKAMAAGRPGGTSFMEDYTYHLEPGRELVLGAHMLEVCPSIASGTPSCEIHPLSIGGREDPVRLVFDAEPGPAVVVGLADLGDRFRLVANEIDVVEPSAPLPNLPVARAVWRPRPDLRSSAEAWLTAGAPHHTVLSSAVGTEELDDLAEMLGVELLVIDADTTTRRFTRELRWNQAYHRLAQGF; translated from the coding sequence TTGAACCGGACCAACGAGGGACCCGAGATCTGGTTCCTGACCGGCAGTCAGGAGATGTACGGCGAAGAGACGTTGCGCCAGGTCGCCGAGCAGTCCCAGCAGATCGCGACCGCGCTGGGGCAGTCGTCCGAGCTGCCCGTCAGGCTGGTCTGGCGGCCCGTGCTCACCAGCGACTCGGCGATCCGCCGGGTCTGCCTGGAGGCCGACGCCGACGACAACTGCATCGGCCTGATCACCTGGATGCACACCTTCTCGCCGGCCAAGATGTGGATCACCGGCCTGTCCGGGCTGCGCAAGCCGCTGCTGCACCTGCACACCCAGGCCAACGTCGACCTGCCGTGGCAGTCCATCGACATGGACTTCATGAACCTGAACCAGGCCGCCCACGGCGACCGCGAGTTCGGCTTCGTGCAGACCAGGCTCGGGGTGGCCCGCAAGACCGTCGTCGGGCACGTCAGCGACCCGGCCGTGACCGCTCGGATCGCCGCCTGGGCCCGGGCCGCCACCGGCCGGGCCGAGCTGCGGAGCCTGCGGCTGGCCCGCTTCGGCGACAACATGCGCGACGTCGCCGTCACCGAGGGCGACAAGGTCGAGGCGCAGCGGCGGTTCGGCGTCTCGGTCAACACCTACGGCGTCAACGACCTGGTGGCGGCGGTGGATTCCACCTTGGACAAGGGAGTCGGCACGCTGGTCGAGGAGTACCAGGAGACCTACCGCCTCGCGCCCGAACTGCGCGCGGACGGCGCGCGGCACGACTCGCTGCGCTACGCGGCCCGGATCGAGGTAGGCCTGCGCGGCTTCCTCGAGGCGGGCGGCTTCAAGGCCTTCACCACCAACTTCGAGGACCTCGGCGGCCTGCGCCAGCTGCCCGGGCTCGCCGTGCAGCGACTGATGGCCGACGGCTACGGCTTCGGCGGCGAGGGCGACTGGAAGACCTCGCTGCTGCTGCGGACCCTCAAGGCGATGGCCGCCGGCCGGCCCGGGGGCACCTCCTTCATGGAGGACTACACCTACCACCTGGAGCCCGGACGGGAGTTGGTGCTCGGGGCGCACATGCTGGAGGTCTGCCCGAGCATCGCCTCCGGTACGCCGTCCTGCGAGATCCATCCGCTGTCCATCGGCGGCCGGGAGGACCCGGTCCGGCTGGTCTTCGACGCCGAACCGGGCCCGGCCGTGGTGGTCGGCCTGGCCGACCTCGGGGACCGGTTCCGGCTGGTCGCCAACGAGATCGACGTGGTCGAGCCGTCGGCGCCACTGCCCAACCTGCCGGTCGCCAGGGCGGTCTGGCGTCCCCGCCCGGACCTGCGCAGCTCGGCAGAGGCCTGGCTGACGGCCGGCGCGCCCCACCACACCGTGCTCTCCAGCGCGGTCGGCACCGAGGAGCTGGACGACCTCGCGGAGATGCTCGGGGTCGAGCTGCTGGTGATCGACGCCGACACCACGACCCGCCGGTTCACCCGGGAGCTGCGCTGGAACCAGGCCTACCACCGCCTGGCGCAGGGGTTCTGA
- a CDS encoding endo-1,4-beta-xylanase: protein MHLKPAPRAPHRARAVALAATLAVVVGLPAATAPATAATGTTLRAAAESDSRYFGTALTDGDLGVSGETSVAAAQFDMVTPGNEMKWDTTEPAPGSYNFGPGDQIVNFAKANGMRVRGHNLVWHAQLPSWVSNLPGNQVQGAMESHITTEAAHYKGQVYSWDVVNEPFNDDGSLRQDAFYNAMGPGYIADALRTAHAADPNAKLYLNDYNIEGENPKSNALYTLASQLKSQGVPLDGIGFESHFILGQVPGDMQANMQRFANLGLDVAVTELDDRVQLPAGGSALAQQATDYATVVRGCLAVSGCVGVSQWGVDDAHSWIPGTFPGYGAATMYDDNDQPKPAYGAALSALGGGSGPGGGGSSGALRAVGAGRCLDVPNASTTAGTQVQIYDCWGGSNQTWTHTSSDQLTVYSGSSQLCLDAYGRGATNGTKVDVWPCNGQSNQQWHLNSDGSVTGVQSGLCLDVTGASTANGALAQLWTCSGATNQQWTSAD, encoded by the coding sequence ATGCATCTCAAACCTGCACCGAGGGCACCGCACCGTGCCCGGGCCGTCGCGCTCGCCGCCACGCTGGCAGTCGTGGTCGGCCTGCCGGCCGCGACCGCTCCCGCCACCGCCGCGACCGGCACGACACTGCGAGCCGCAGCCGAATCGGACTCCCGCTACTTCGGCACCGCGCTGACCGACGGCGATCTCGGCGTGAGCGGCGAAACCAGCGTCGCCGCCGCCCAGTTCGACATGGTGACCCCCGGCAACGAGATGAAGTGGGACACCACCGAACCCGCGCCCGGCAGCTACAACTTCGGTCCCGGCGACCAGATCGTCAACTTCGCCAAGGCAAACGGCATGCGGGTGCGCGGCCACAACCTGGTCTGGCACGCCCAGCTCCCCTCCTGGGTCAGCAACCTGCCCGGCAACCAGGTCCAGGGCGCGATGGAGTCCCACATCACCACCGAGGCCGCCCACTACAAGGGCCAGGTCTACTCCTGGGACGTCGTCAACGAGCCGTTCAACGACGACGGCAGCCTGCGCCAGGACGCCTTCTACAACGCGATGGGCCCCGGCTACATCGCCGACGCCCTGCGCACCGCCCACGCCGCCGACCCCAACGCCAAGCTCTACCTCAACGACTACAACATCGAGGGCGAGAACCCCAAGAGCAACGCCCTCTACACCCTGGCCTCCCAGCTGAAGTCCCAGGGCGTCCCGCTCGACGGCATCGGCTTCGAGAGCCACTTCATCCTCGGCCAGGTGCCCGGCGACATGCAGGCCAACATGCAGCGCTTCGCCAACCTCGGCCTCGACGTCGCCGTCACCGAGCTCGACGACCGCGTCCAACTCCCGGCCGGCGGCAGCGCCCTGGCCCAGCAGGCCACCGACTACGCCACCGTGGTGCGCGGCTGCCTCGCCGTCAGCGGCTGCGTCGGCGTCTCCCAGTGGGGCGTGGACGACGCGCACTCCTGGATCCCCGGCACCTTCCCCGGCTACGGCGCCGCCACCATGTACGACGACAACGACCAGCCCAAGCCCGCCTACGGCGCGGCGCTCTCCGCCCTCGGCGGCGGTTCGGGCCCGGGCGGCGGCGGTAGCAGTGGTGCGTTGCGGGCGGTGGGTGCGGGCAGGTGCCTGGACGTGCCGAACGCCTCGACCACGGCCGGCACCCAGGTGCAGATCTACGACTGCTGGGGCGGTTCGAACCAGACCTGGACGCACACCTCCTCCGACCAGCTCACCGTCTACAGTGGCAGCAGCCAGCTGTGCCTGGACGCCTACGGCAGGGGCGCCACCAACGGCACCAAGGTGGACGTGTGGCCCTGCAACGGCCAGTCCAACCAGCAGTGGCACCTGAACTCGGACGGCAGCGTCACCGGCGTCCAGTCCGGCCTGTGCCTGGACGTCACCGGCGCCTCCACCGCCAACGGCGCCCTGGCCCAGCTGTGGACCTGCTCCGGCGCCACCAACCAGCAATGGACCTCGGCTGACTGA
- a CDS encoding arabinofuranosidase catalytic domain-containing protein — MTIVLGALVTAGTTAGPAQAATQGPCDIYAAGGTPCVAAHSTTRALYGSYDGPLYQVRRASDGATSDIGLLSTGGYADAAAQDAFCAGTSCVITVIYDQSGRHNNLTQGPGGGAAPNADNLANATAAPITLGGHQAYGVYIAPGTGYRDDNTNGIATGDQAEGMYAVLDGTHYNGGCCFDYGNAETSNHDDGNGTMEAVYFGNIKVWGYGSGNGPWVMADQENGLFSGVNAGYNANDPSVNDRFLTAMVKGEPNQWAIRSGNAQSGGLATGYSGARPNVPGYNPMHKEGAIILGIGGDNSNGADGTFYEGVMTSGYPGDATENAVQADITAAGYGTSNGVASGALRAVGAGRCLDVPNASTTAGTQVQIYDCWGGSNQTWTHTSSDQLTVYSGSSQLCLDAYGRGATNGTKVDVWPCNGQSNQQWHLNSDGSVTGVQSGLCLDVTGASTANGALAQLWTCSGATNQQWTLG, encoded by the coding sequence ATGACCATCGTCCTCGGTGCGCTGGTCACCGCCGGAACCACGGCCGGGCCGGCTCAGGCCGCCACCCAGGGGCCGTGCGACATCTACGCCGCGGGCGGCACGCCGTGCGTGGCCGCGCACTCCACCACGCGGGCGCTGTACGGCTCCTACGACGGCCCGCTCTACCAGGTGCGGCGCGCCTCCGACGGCGCGACCTCGGACATCGGCCTGCTGAGCACCGGCGGCTACGCCGACGCTGCGGCGCAGGACGCCTTCTGCGCCGGCACCAGCTGCGTCATCACCGTCATCTACGACCAGTCCGGTCGGCACAACAACCTCACCCAGGGGCCCGGCGGCGGGGCCGCCCCCAACGCCGACAACCTGGCCAACGCCACCGCCGCGCCGATCACCCTGGGCGGGCACCAGGCATACGGCGTCTACATCGCCCCCGGCACCGGCTACCGCGACGACAACACCAACGGGATCGCCACCGGCGACCAGGCGGAGGGCATGTACGCGGTCCTGGACGGCACGCACTACAACGGCGGCTGCTGCTTCGACTACGGCAACGCCGAGACCAGCAACCACGACGACGGCAACGGCACCATGGAGGCCGTCTACTTCGGCAACATCAAGGTCTGGGGCTACGGCAGCGGCAACGGACCGTGGGTGATGGCCGATCAGGAGAACGGCCTGTTCTCCGGGGTGAACGCCGGCTACAACGCCAACGACCCGAGCGTCAACGACCGGTTCCTGACCGCCATGGTCAAGGGCGAGCCCAACCAGTGGGCGATCCGCTCCGGCAACGCGCAGTCCGGCGGCCTGGCCACCGGCTACAGCGGAGCGCGCCCCAACGTCCCCGGCTACAACCCGATGCACAAGGAGGGCGCCATCATCCTGGGCATCGGCGGCGACAACAGCAACGGCGCCGACGGCACGTTCTACGAGGGCGTGATGACCTCGGGCTACCCGGGCGACGCCACCGAGAACGCCGTCCAGGCCGACATCACCGCCGCCGGCTACGGCACCTCCAACGGGGTCGCCAGTGGTGCGTTGCGGGCGGTGGGTGCGGGCAGGTGCCTGGACGTGCCGAACGCCTCGACCACGGCCGGCACCCAGGTGCAGATCTACGACTGCTGGGGCGGTTCGAACCAGACCTGGACGCACACCTCCTCCGACCAGCTCACCGTCTACAGCGGCAGCAGCCAGCTGTGCCTGGACGCCTACGGCAGGGGCGCCACCAACGGCACCAAGGTGGACGTGTGGCCCTGCAATGGCCAGTCCAACCAGCAGTGGCACCTGAACTCGGACGGCAGCGTCACCGGCGTCCAGTCCGGCCTGTGCCTGGACGTCACCGGCGCCTCCACCGCCAACGGCGCCCTGGCCCAGCTGTGGACCTGCTCCGGCGCCACCAACCAGCAGTGGACCCTCGGCTGA
- a CDS encoding HAD family hydrolase translates to MQRLALFDLDNTLIDRDAAFAAWLDEFVTEHRLDGAARTWLVHADSLNTGPMDGFFRRTRLEFGLAPSAEDLWSQFRRRMPELARCRPSDLAALGELRAAGWKTAIVTNGMTDNQRGKIHRTGLAALVDTWCISDEVGIRKPDPAIFRLAAQRCGTTLDRGGWKIGDSSTHDIAGGRGAGLGTIWIRRDRTWPDDQPAPDHEVDDVAEAVGILLSRSGA, encoded by the coding sequence GTGCAGCGACTGGCGCTCTTCGACCTCGACAACACGCTCATCGACCGTGATGCCGCCTTCGCCGCCTGGCTCGACGAGTTCGTCACCGAGCACCGGCTCGACGGCGCGGCACGCACCTGGTTGGTCCACGCGGACAGCCTCAACACCGGCCCGATGGACGGCTTCTTCCGTCGCACGCGGCTGGAGTTCGGGCTGGCCCCGTCGGCGGAGGACCTCTGGAGTCAGTTCCGTCGGCGCATGCCCGAGCTGGCTCGCTGCCGTCCCTCGGACCTCGCGGCTCTCGGTGAACTGCGGGCCGCCGGTTGGAAGACGGCCATCGTGACCAACGGGATGACGGACAACCAGCGGGGCAAGATCCACCGCACCGGCCTCGCGGCCCTGGTGGACACCTGGTGCATCTCGGACGAGGTCGGGATCCGCAAACCCGACCCCGCGATCTTCCGGCTGGCCGCGCAACGCTGCGGAACCACGCTCGACCGGGGTGGTTGGAAGATCGGCGACAGCAGCACCCACGACATCGCCGGGGGCCGCGGTGCGGGGCTCGGCACCATCTGGATCCGCCGCGACCGGACCTGGCCCGACGACCAGCCGGCACCCGACCACGAGGTCGACGACGTCGCCGAAGCCGTCGGGATCCTCCTCAGCCGGTCCGGAGCTTGA
- the xylA gene encoding xylose isomerase has product MTSDPLVPTPADKFTFGLWTVGWQGRDPFGDATRPALDPVETVQRLAGLGAYGVTFHDDDLIPFGASQAEREQTVKRFRAALDTAGLKVPMATTNLFTHPVFKDGAFTANDRDVRRYALRKTIRNIDLAAELGASVYVAWGGREGAESGAAKDVRTALDRLKEAFDLLGEYVEQQGYDLRFAIEPKPNEPRGDILLPTVGHALAFINELERPERVGVNPEVGHEQMAGLNFPHGIAQVLWHGKLFHIDLNGQSGIKYDQDFRFGAGDLRQAFWLVDLLESAGYEGPKHFDFKPPRTEDFDGVWASAAGCMRNYLLLAERSRAFRADPEVQAALAASRLPELAARTAEDGLAGLLADRTAFEEFDVDAAAARGMAFEQLDQLALEHLLGAR; this is encoded by the coding sequence GTGACCAGCGACCCCCTCGTCCCCACCCCGGCCGACAAGTTCACCTTCGGCCTGTGGACCGTCGGCTGGCAGGGCCGGGACCCGTTCGGCGACGCCACCCGGCCGGCCCTCGACCCGGTCGAGACCGTGCAGCGGCTCGCCGGGCTCGGCGCGTACGGCGTCACCTTCCACGATGACGACCTGATCCCGTTCGGCGCCTCGCAGGCCGAGCGCGAGCAGACCGTCAAGCGGTTCCGCGCCGCCCTGGACACGGCCGGCCTCAAGGTGCCGATGGCCACCACCAACCTGTTCACCCACCCCGTCTTCAAGGACGGCGCGTTCACCGCCAACGACCGCGACGTGCGCCGCTACGCGCTGCGCAAGACCATCCGCAACATCGACCTGGCCGCCGAGCTCGGCGCCTCGGTCTACGTCGCCTGGGGCGGCCGCGAGGGCGCCGAGTCCGGCGCCGCGAAGGACGTGCGCACCGCGCTCGACCGGCTCAAGGAGGCCTTCGACCTGCTCGGCGAGTACGTCGAGCAGCAGGGTTACGACCTGCGCTTCGCCATCGAGCCCAAGCCCAACGAGCCGCGCGGCGACATCCTGCTCCCGACCGTCGGCCACGCGCTCGCCTTCATCAACGAGCTGGAGCGCCCCGAGCGGGTCGGCGTCAACCCGGAGGTCGGCCACGAGCAGATGGCCGGACTGAACTTCCCACACGGCATCGCCCAGGTGCTGTGGCACGGCAAGCTCTTCCACATCGACCTCAACGGCCAGTCGGGCATCAAGTACGACCAGGACTTCCGGTTCGGCGCCGGCGACCTGCGCCAGGCCTTCTGGCTGGTCGACCTGCTGGAGTCGGCCGGCTACGAGGGCCCGAAGCACTTCGACTTCAAGCCCCCGCGCACCGAGGACTTCGACGGCGTCTGGGCCTCGGCCGCCGGCTGCATGCGCAACTACCTGCTGCTCGCCGAGCGTTCCCGCGCCTTCCGGGCCGACCCCGAGGTCCAGGCCGCGCTGGCGGCCTCGCGCCTGCCCGAACTCGCCGCCCGCACCGCCGAGGACGGCCTGGCCGGCCTGCTCGCCGACCGCACCGCCTTCGAGGAGTTCGACGTCGACGCGGCCGCCGCCCGAGGCATGGCCTTCGAGCAGCTCGACCAGCTCGCCCTGGAGCACCTGCTCGGCGCCCGCTGA
- the xylB gene encoding xylulokinase produces MAVQRVVIGVDSSTQSTKAIAVDVATGTVLGQGRAAHTVSEGAGRESDPEQWWQAFGEAVAGTGWADLAVAVSVAGQQHGLVALDAAGRPVRPALLWNDVRSAPQAAQLRDGFGREEIAHRTGSVPTAAFTAAKWAWLRANEPAAADRVAAVRLPHDFLTERLTGEPATDRGDASGTGWWGPDGYDREILDRIGLGPALLPPVLEPGTAVGFVGPGLPLRQGALVATGTGDNMAAALGLGLAPGQPVLSLGTSGTVYAVGRKRPTDPSGIVAGFADALGGWLPLACTLNCTLAVDRFAALLGRGRDEVEEGGTAVVLPYLDGERTPDLPGASGLVHGLRHDTTPGQLLQAAYDGAAHALLTALDDVLGVGGESPDQDVPLLLIGGGARGRAWQRTVLRLSGRAVQVPAAEELVALGAAAQAAALVTGEPADVVARRWRTAEGLLLEAVARDGEALERITDTLRRAGALQGAPARDQ; encoded by the coding sequence ATGGCAGTACAGCGAGTTGTGATCGGCGTCGACAGCTCCACCCAGTCCACCAAGGCCATCGCCGTCGATGTCGCCACCGGGACCGTGCTCGGTCAGGGGCGCGCCGCGCACACGGTCAGCGAGGGTGCCGGGCGCGAGAGCGACCCCGAACAGTGGTGGCAGGCGTTCGGCGAGGCGGTGGCCGGGACCGGGTGGGCGGACCTCGCGGTCGCCGTGTCGGTCGCCGGCCAGCAGCACGGGCTGGTCGCCCTCGACGCGGCCGGCCGGCCGGTCCGCCCGGCCCTGCTCTGGAACGACGTCCGGTCCGCGCCCCAGGCCGCGCAGCTGCGGGACGGGTTCGGCCGGGAGGAGATCGCCCATCGCACCGGCAGCGTCCCGACCGCCGCGTTCACCGCCGCCAAGTGGGCCTGGCTGCGCGCCAACGAGCCCGCCGCCGCCGACCGGGTGGCCGCCGTCCGGCTGCCCCACGACTTCCTGACGGAGCGCCTGACCGGCGAGCCGGCCACCGACCGCGGGGATGCCTCGGGAACCGGTTGGTGGGGCCCGGACGGCTACGACCGGGAGATCCTCGACCGGATCGGCCTCGGCCCGGCGCTGCTGCCGCCGGTCCTCGAACCGGGCACGGCGGTCGGCTTCGTCGGCCCCGGCCTGCCGCTGCGGCAGGGGGCGCTGGTCGCCACCGGGACCGGCGACAACATGGCCGCCGCGCTCGGACTCGGCCTGGCACCCGGTCAGCCGGTACTCAGCCTCGGCACCTCCGGCACCGTCTACGCCGTCGGCCGCAAGCGCCCCACCGACCCGAGCGGCATCGTGGCCGGCTTCGCCGACGCCCTCGGCGGCTGGCTGCCGCTCGCCTGCACGCTCAACTGCACCCTGGCCGTCGACCGCTTCGCCGCGCTCCTCGGACGCGGCCGGGACGAGGTCGAGGAGGGCGGCACGGCGGTGGTGCTGCCCTACCTCGACGGCGAACGCACCCCCGACCTGCCGGGCGCCTCCGGCCTGGTGCACGGCCTGCGCCACGACACCACCCCGGGCCAGCTGCTCCAGGCCGCCTACGACGGCGCCGCGCACGCCCTGCTCACCGCGCTGGACGACGTGCTGGGCGTGGGGGGCGAGAGCCCCGACCAGGACGTACCGCTGCTGCTGATCGGCGGCGGCGCCCGCGGGCGGGCCTGGCAGCGGACCGTGCTGCGCCTGAGCGGTCGCGCCGTCCAGGTGCCGGCCGCCGAGGAACTGGTCGCGCTCGGTGCCGCCGCGCAGGCGGCCGCGCTGGTCACCGGGGAGCCGGCCGACGTCGTGGCCCGCCGCTGGCGGACCGCCGAAGGCCTGTTGCTGGAGGCGGTGGCGCGGGACGGCGAGGCGCTTGAGAGGATCACGGATACCCTGCGCCGGGCGGGAGCGTTGCAGGGCGCCCCGGCGCGGGACCAGTAG